One window from the genome of Pirellulales bacterium encodes:
- a CDS encoding GntR family transcriptional regulator, with amino-acid sequence MIIFSLDPKSGVPIYRQIQDQVRFGISSGRLCPGEQLPTVRALAVDLSVNPNTVIKAYTELERQGVLTTEQGSGTFVAPQPAVTLAPRDQEAKLRALCTEFLGQAAQYGFAPRDVLKTIRNLTAERPK; translated from the coding sequence ATGATCATCTTCTCGTTGGATCCGAAGAGCGGCGTGCCGATTTACCGGCAGATACAGGATCAGGTCCGCTTTGGGATCTCGTCGGGGAGACTGTGCCCTGGTGAACAACTGCCGACGGTGCGGGCCTTGGCCGTCGATCTCTCGGTCAACCCGAACACGGTCATCAAAGCGTACACCGAGCTTGAGCGCCAGGGAGTGTTAACGACCGAACAAGGCAGCGGCACGTTCGTCGCCCCGCAGCCCGCGGTGACGCTTGCCCCGCGGGACCAGGAGGCCAAGCTTCGCGCTTTATGCACCGAATTCTTGGGACAGGCTGCCCAATACGGCTTCGCGCCTCGCGATGTACTGAAGACGATACGCAACCTGACAGCGGAGCGACCAAAATGA
- a CDS encoding acyltransferase family protein — MSASVPSVDLTRSASLRRHDLDALRAFAMLLGIVLHASLSFSTIPWVVRDTRQSELYSVIMQALHGFRLPLFFLVSGLFTTMLWRRRGLASLLKQRAVRILVPCLVGLVTIIPLLDWVSEWARQHAIPVVASDDDSITAAVRLGDSAALRERLLAGLDVNQRAGTFGVPPLGWAAMLGDTAAAQLLIDAGADVRITNRDGSTPLHGAAIFGRAEVAALLLKHGANPNARNREGRSALDATTVDWGTTQFVAKLLQIRLGTEPDVDAGRAEVRRLLAPITQSTGDTTRSAAAAAEKGGGIVKAYRRLLDSDRLTVQVGGSSFNLIRTPVFDHLWFLWFLCWLVPIFALLAWAAQRLHLPRVPRGLLHSPICYLWLLPLTFIPQWFMGDGIFGPDTSIGLLPLPHLLVYYGIFFGFGALYYDTHDDEGRLARRWWFLLPLALIVALPLGLVPLLPRAVTALAQVVYAWAMSFGMLGLFRRVLRRERPWVRYVSDSSYWLYVTHPPLVIAAQVIVAPWPLPAYVKFVLICSVVTAILLLTYQLFVRYTWIGFILNGRRTRPRGETSHSDIGDQVRRIG, encoded by the coding sequence ATGTCCGCGAGCGTTCCATCCGTTGACTTGACCCGGTCTGCGAGCCTTCGCCGGCATGACCTCGATGCGCTGCGCGCCTTCGCGATGCTGCTCGGCATCGTGCTGCACGCGTCGCTGTCGTTCTCCACGATCCCGTGGGTTGTGCGCGACACCCGTCAAAGCGAGCTGTACTCGGTGATCATGCAGGCCCTCCACGGTTTTCGGTTGCCGCTCTTCTTCTTGGTGAGCGGCTTGTTCACCACGATGCTCTGGCGCCGACGGGGGCTGGCGTCACTGCTTAAGCAAAGGGCCGTACGGATCCTCGTCCCCTGCCTCGTCGGCTTGGTGACCATCATCCCGCTGCTGGATTGGGTGTCTGAGTGGGCGAGACAGCACGCGATCCCCGTCGTCGCGTCCGACGACGACTCGATCACCGCGGCTGTTCGATTGGGAGACTCCGCCGCGCTTCGCGAACGCCTATTGGCGGGGCTGGACGTTAACCAAAGGGCCGGGACTTTTGGCGTACCTCCGCTGGGTTGGGCCGCGATGCTCGGCGACACCGCTGCGGCGCAGCTTCTGATCGACGCCGGCGCCGATGTGAGAATTACGAACCGCGACGGCTCCACGCCGTTGCACGGCGCGGCGATCTTTGGCCGCGCCGAGGTCGCGGCGCTGCTCCTCAAGCACGGCGCCAACCCCAACGCTCGCAACCGCGAAGGTCGGTCGGCTCTCGATGCCACGACGGTCGACTGGGGCACGACGCAGTTCGTTGCCAAACTGCTACAAATCCGCCTCGGCACCGAGCCCGACGTCGACGCGGGGCGCGCCGAGGTCCGGCGTTTGCTTGCACCGATCACGCAATCGACCGGCGACACAACCCGTAGTGCGGCGGCCGCCGCGGAGAAGGGAGGCGGGATCGTTAAAGCTTACAGGCGGCTGCTCGATTCCGACCGATTAACCGTGCAGGTCGGCGGTTCAAGCTTCAACCTTATCCGCACGCCCGTGTTCGATCACCTTTGGTTTCTCTGGTTCCTGTGCTGGCTCGTGCCGATCTTCGCGTTGCTCGCCTGGGCCGCCCAGAGGCTTCACCTCCCTCGAGTCCCGCGCGGTCTGCTCCACTCGCCCATCTGCTACCTTTGGCTTCTGCCGCTGACGTTCATTCCGCAGTGGTTCATGGGCGACGGGATTTTTGGTCCGGACACGTCGATCGGGCTCCTGCCGCTGCCGCACCTGCTCGTCTACTATGGAATCTTCTTCGGCTTCGGCGCCCTCTACTACGACACCCACGACGACGAGGGCCGGCTGGCCCGCCGTTGGTGGTTTCTTCTGCCGCTTGCGTTGATCGTCGCGCTGCCGCTGGGCCTCGTACCGCTCTTGCCGCGCGCCGTCACGGCGTTGGCGCAGGTCGTCTATGCGTGGGCGATGAGTTTTGGCATGCTGGGTCTCTTCCGCCGCGTCCTCAGGCGAGAGCGCCCGTGGGTCCGTTACGTGTCCGACTCGTCATACTGGTTGTACGTCACACACCCACCGCTTGTTATCGCCGCACAAGTGATCGTCGCACCTTGGCCCCTGCCGGCGTACGTGAAGTTCGTCCTGATCTGCAGCGTCGTGACGGCGATCCTCCTCCTGACATATCAACTTTTCGTTCGCTACACGTGGATCGGCTTCATCCTCAATGGCCGGCGGACGCGTCCTCGTGGCGAAACTTCCCACAGTGACATCGGCGACCAAGTTCGCAGGATCGGTTGA
- a CDS encoding MarR family transcriptional regulator yields the protein MDRPSKTADPRTPHFDSLEQEAFLNLWRTYDRLKAIEEALFGEYGLTAQQYNALRLLRAEHPDSLPTLAIGSRLISRAPDITRLLDKLEERGLVSRRRDATNRRVVNVAITDAGLELLGAIAAPLAECHRRQLGHLSPQELGSLIDLLAAARRPHESNGF from the coding sequence ATGGATCGTCCCTCCAAGACAGCCGACCCTCGCACGCCTCACTTCGATTCGCTGGAGCAAGAGGCTTTTCTCAACCTCTGGCGCACCTACGACCGTTTGAAAGCCATCGAAGAAGCCTTGTTTGGCGAATATGGTCTGACCGCGCAGCAATACAACGCGCTGCGGCTGCTGCGGGCCGAGCACCCCGATTCGCTGCCCACGCTGGCCATCGGCTCGCGGCTGATCTCGCGCGCCCCCGACATCACGCGACTGCTCGATAAGCTGGAAGAACGGGGCCTCGTGTCGCGCCGGCGTGATGCGACCAATCGCCGCGTGGTGAACGTGGCGATCACCGACGCCGGGCTCGAATTGCTCGGCGCGATCGCCGCGCCCTTGGCCGAGTGCCACCGCCGCCAGCTCGGCCATCTTTCGCCCCAGGAGCTTGGCAGCCTGATCGACCTGCTCGCCGCCGCCCGGCGGCCGCATGAGTCGAATGGCTTTTGA
- a CDS encoding FkbM family methyltransferase encodes MSEDTVLRIEETLKAFPQYRGLPEPDYVIDFLGTRTRAEYVRGLQGGTVEGYPLPVNFHATALEWAGALAAVHEAADELCVVELGAGWAPWLVATARAARLRGINHVRLTGVEGSKKHCEYMSRHFRDNGLDPAAHTLLHGVVGPRDGTAEFPVLADPSLDWGTPAIFAAPDGGLARRLRRCAATLGRRVGTRAATERLPCYSIGTLLKPFRVVDLLHVDIQGHEHVVLAAARQVLRQKVKRTVVGTHGRAIEQQLLDMMSADGWLLEAEETCLYRQSNGGVQLVRDGCQVWKNPAWIGPSPVRSLSQAA; translated from the coding sequence ATGTCCGAAGATACAGTGCTACGCATCGAAGAGACGCTCAAGGCTTTCCCGCAGTATCGCGGTCTGCCGGAGCCGGACTATGTGATCGATTTTCTCGGCACGCGGACCCGCGCCGAGTACGTGCGCGGCTTGCAGGGAGGCACGGTGGAAGGATATCCCCTGCCGGTGAACTTCCATGCCACCGCCCTGGAGTGGGCCGGAGCGCTGGCCGCGGTCCATGAGGCGGCCGACGAACTGTGCGTCGTCGAGTTGGGTGCGGGGTGGGCGCCGTGGCTGGTGGCGACTGCCCGCGCGGCGCGGTTGCGCGGCATCAACCACGTGCGGCTGACGGGCGTGGAAGGATCGAAAAAACATTGCGAGTACATGAGCCGCCATTTTCGCGACAACGGCCTCGACCCCGCCGCGCATACGCTGCTGCACGGCGTCGTTGGACCGCGCGACGGCACGGCGGAGTTTCCGGTGCTTGCCGATCCGTCGCTCGATTGGGGCACGCCCGCCATTTTTGCCGCGCCCGACGGCGGCCTTGCCCGGCGACTGCGGCGTTGCGCGGCGACGCTCGGCCGGCGAGTCGGCACTCGTGCGGCGACGGAAAGATTGCCTTGCTATTCGATCGGCACTTTACTCAAGCCGTTTCGCGTGGTCGATCTGCTGCACGTCGATATCCAAGGCCACGAGCACGTGGTGCTGGCGGCCGCGCGGCAGGTGTTGCGGCAAAAAGTGAAGCGGACCGTGGTCGGCACGCACGGCCGGGCGATCGAACAGCAGTTGCTCGACATGATGTCGGCCGACGGCTGGCTGCTCGAAGCCGAAGAAACCTGCCTCTATCGGCAATCCAACGGCGGCGTGCAACTTGTGCGAGACGGCTGCCAGGTCTGGAAGAACCCTGCCTGGATCGGGCCGTCGCCCGTTCGTTCCCTTTCTCAAGCAGCATAA
- a CDS encoding ankyrin repeat domain-containing protein, with protein sequence MARTWLATALTLVLTGALSSRASRADDAVDFGRDVQPLFKAHCYECHGPKQQKNGFRLDRRRDALRGGTITMIGPGHSAASRLYLKLVSDQYGQRMPPTGPLDPEQLNIIKLWIDQGAKWPDDLAGETAAAPPDPQAARMMELLRDGDHRALQTMLSEDRRIASLKGPGGSTPLMYAVLYGDADAVRLLLDNGADPNVRNEVGASALMWAADDLEKTRWLLERGAEVNARSDDGRTALAIAASRFGSLAVVRLLLDSGADPSVRSPSYKGPLTPLREAADVGDEAVVRLLIERGADVKSAGPLPLIAALNANDARCVDLLMPSADRATLSTALASLGPPNGNPAAFGNAKLIQRLLDDGADVNARGRDGRRILMDLANSDSLPLESVTTLLERGADTNTRTEAGQTALDFALQRGQTPVVDLLVKAGAKPGGASPVPVSPPKPAGSVRAALSRTIPLLQRSDIGFVQKTGCVSCHHNSLTAMTIAAARSASVPVDDQVARAQRASIASYIDVWRERALQGLGIPGDADTVGYVLIGMAAEKHPPDAATDALARYVKSRQLPDGGWRPLGHRPPLESSAIQVTAASLRALQVYAPRARRSEYEKSIERAKEWLKRARATTTEDRAFQLLGLRWAGDDQEILLRKAASDLLSEQRADGGWGELPSLASDAYATGQALVALKEAGAVAATDAAYQRGVEFLLSTQLEDGSWYVRSRSIPFQPYFESGFPHGHDQWISAAATNWAAMALVAAAGP encoded by the coding sequence ATGGCAAGAACCTGGCTGGCGACAGCGCTGACGCTCGTTCTGACAGGCGCGCTTTCTAGCCGGGCTTCCAGGGCCGACGATGCGGTCGACTTCGGCCGTGACGTTCAGCCGCTGTTCAAGGCGCACTGCTATGAATGCCACGGGCCGAAGCAGCAGAAGAACGGCTTTCGGCTCGACCGGCGGCGGGATGCCCTGCGCGGCGGGACCATCACCATGATCGGCCCCGGCCATAGTGCGGCGAGCCGGCTCTATCTCAAGCTCGTTTCAGACCAGTACGGCCAGCGGATGCCGCCGACCGGTCCGCTCGATCCCGAGCAGCTCAACATCATCAAGCTCTGGATCGACCAGGGAGCGAAATGGCCCGATGATCTGGCCGGAGAAACCGCTGCGGCGCCTCCCGATCCGCAGGCGGCGCGGATGATGGAGCTTCTCCGCGATGGCGATCATCGGGCGCTGCAAACGATGTTGAGCGAGGATCGCCGGATCGCCAGCCTCAAAGGGCCCGGCGGTTCGACACCGCTGATGTACGCCGTGCTCTACGGCGATGCCGATGCCGTCCGGCTCCTGCTCGACAACGGCGCGGATCCCAACGTTCGCAACGAGGTCGGCGCGTCGGCGCTGATGTGGGCGGCCGACGATCTGGAAAAAACGCGATGGTTGCTCGAGCGCGGCGCCGAGGTGAATGCCCGCTCCGACGACGGACGGACCGCGCTGGCGATCGCGGCCAGCCGCTTTGGCTCCCTCGCCGTAGTCCGGCTGCTGCTCGATTCTGGCGCGGATCCATCCGTCAGATCGCCCAGCTACAAGGGGCCGTTGACTCCGCTCCGCGAGGCGGCCGACGTCGGTGATGAGGCCGTTGTGCGGTTGCTGATCGAACGCGGGGCCGACGTGAAGAGCGCGGGGCCTCTCCCACTGATCGCCGCGCTCAACGCGAATGACGCCCGCTGCGTGGACCTGCTCATGCCGTCGGCCGACCGCGCCACGCTGAGCACGGCGCTGGCGTCCCTGGGTCCGCCCAACGGCAATCCGGCGGCGTTCGGCAACGCGAAGCTGATCCAGCGACTGCTCGATGACGGTGCCGACGTCAATGCCAGGGGCCGTGACGGCCGCCGCATTCTGATGGACTTGGCCAACTCCGATAGCTTGCCCCTGGAAAGCGTCACCACGCTGCTCGAACGCGGGGCCGATACGAACACCAGGACGGAGGCGGGCCAGACCGCTCTCGACTTCGCCCTCCAGCGCGGCCAGACGCCCGTCGTGGATCTGCTCGTCAAGGCGGGTGCGAAGCCGGGGGGCGCGTCGCCGGTGCCGGTCAGCCCGCCGAAGCCGGCCGGCTCCGTGCGTGCCGCCCTGTCGCGGACGATTCCGCTCCTGCAGCGGTCCGACATCGGATTCGTGCAAAAGACGGGCTGCGTCTCCTGCCATCACAACTCGCTGACGGCGATGACCATCGCCGCGGCCCGAAGTGCCTCAGTGCCGGTGGACGATCAGGTCGCACGCGCGCAACGGGCGTCGATCGCGTCTTACATCGACGTGTGGCGCGAGCGCGCGCTTCAGGGCCTTGGCATTCCGGGCGACGCCGATACCGTCGGTTACGTGCTGATAGGCATGGCGGCGGAGAAACATCCGCCCGATGCGGCCACCGACGCGCTGGCACGCTACGTCAAGAGCCGGCAATTGCCCGACGGTGGGTGGCGGCCCCTTGGGCATCGGCCTCCTCTCGAATCGAGCGCCATCCAGGTCACGGCCGCCTCGCTGCGGGCGCTGCAGGTCTACGCCCCCAGAGCAAGGCGGAGCGAGTACGAGAAGTCGATCGAGCGCGCCAAGGAGTGGCTGAAGCGGGCCCGGGCCACGACGACCGAGGACCGGGCCTTTCAACTTCTCGGCCTGCGATGGGCGGGAGACGACCAGGAGATCCTCCTACGAAAAGCCGCGAGCGACCTGCTGAGCGAGCAACGAGCCGACGGAGGGTGGGGAGAACTTCCCTCGCTCGCCAGTGATGCATACGCGACCGGGCAAGCGTTGGTGGCCCTGAAAGAGGCCGGCGCCGTCGCGGCGACCGATGCGGCCTACCAGCGGGGCGTCGAATTTCTTCTGTCGACGCAGCTCGAAGATGGATCGTGGTACGTGAGGAGCCGTTCCATACCGTTCCAGCCTTACTTCGAAAGCGGTTTTCCCCACGGACACGACCAGTGGATCTCCGCGGCGGCGACCAACTGGGCCGCCATGGCGCTGGTGGCCGCGGCCGGGCCGTGA
- a CDS encoding GDSL-type esterase/lipase family protein, producing MRSLRASDAPGGRACAPEPLEARLALSADPAAAATTADSPFAMYASAVYKDVLQRQIDPSALAYWTSLLDSGLPVQAVAGAVAHSDEYDANIVIGPDFQRYLQRGASASDIAFYTAAMQSGASDEQIEAVLVASDEFFNDAGGTNAAWIDAVYNAVLGRAADPGGSAFWLAELAQGQARTQVAMAFTSGAERESARIEADFSQVLHESSDGAVTAYWAALLGQGMTNESIVAYMAGTDDYFQAAAGQPVTTVPQPADNSWFAADNAAIDATAAQNNAQVMFLGDSLTYGWTVFGNDAWNQYFGQFQPLDAGIPGDTTQNILWRLDNGLLDNVHPKLVVLLAGTNNLLNDSSADIAAGVKAIVDTLHERLPDTKVLLVGIPPTGTSASYPYRQKEAAANALIQALADGVDTFYIDITPLLLAPNGDQQAGIFFDDQVHLTAAGYQIYAQAIGPLVERLMEL from the coding sequence GTGAGAAGCTTGCGGGCATCGGATGCGCCTGGCGGTCGTGCGTGCGCGCCGGAACCGCTCGAAGCACGGCTCGCGCTGAGTGCCGATCCCGCCGCTGCGGCGACGACGGCCGATTCGCCGTTCGCGATGTACGCCTCGGCCGTTTACAAGGACGTGCTTCAACGGCAAATCGACCCGTCGGCGCTGGCCTACTGGACTTCGCTGCTCGACTCCGGCCTGCCGGTCCAGGCGGTCGCGGGGGCGGTGGCCCACAGCGACGAATACGATGCCAACATCGTGATCGGGCCCGATTTCCAGCGATACCTTCAACGCGGCGCCTCGGCCTCGGACATCGCGTTTTACACCGCCGCCATGCAATCGGGCGCCAGTGACGAGCAGATCGAGGCGGTACTGGTCGCATCCGACGAATTCTTCAATGATGCCGGTGGAACGAACGCCGCCTGGATCGACGCGGTGTATAACGCGGTGTTGGGCCGTGCGGCCGATCCGGGTGGAAGCGCATTTTGGCTGGCAGAGCTTGCTCAGGGCCAGGCACGGACGCAAGTGGCGATGGCGTTTACCAGCGGCGCAGAGCGAGAAAGCGCGCGGATCGAAGCCGACTTCAGCCAGGTGCTGCACGAATCGAGCGATGGTGCGGTGACCGCGTATTGGGCCGCGCTTTTGGGCCAGGGCATGACCAACGAATCGATCGTCGCTTATATGGCCGGCACGGACGACTATTTCCAGGCCGCCGCCGGCCAGCCGGTCACCACGGTTCCGCAGCCGGCCGACAACAGTTGGTTCGCAGCCGACAATGCGGCCATCGACGCCACGGCGGCGCAAAACAACGCTCAGGTGATGTTTCTGGGCGATTCGTTGACCTACGGCTGGACCGTCTTCGGCAACGACGCCTGGAACCAGTATTTCGGCCAGTTCCAGCCGCTCGACGCCGGAATTCCCGGAGACACGACGCAAAACATTCTCTGGCGACTGGATAACGGGCTTCTCGACAACGTCCACCCGAAGCTGGTCGTGCTGCTGGCGGGCACGAACAACCTGCTGAACGATTCGTCCGCCGACATTGCCGCCGGCGTCAAGGCGATCGTCGACACGCTGCATGAGCGTTTGCCCGACACCAAGGTGCTGTTGGTCGGCATTCCGCCGACGGGCACCAGCGCCAGCTACCCCTATCGGCAGAAGGAGGCTGCCGCCAACGCCCTGATACAGGCGCTCGCCGACGGCGTGGACACCTTCTACATCGACATCACTCCACTCTTGCTGGCCCCCAACGGCGACCAGCAGGCGGGCATCTTCTTCGATGACCAAGTGCATCTGACGGCGGCGGGCTACCAGATCTATGCCCAGGCCATCGGGCCGCTGGTCGAGCGCCTCATGGAACTCTGA
- a CDS encoding slipin family protein, with the protein MTSRRDTERTLAREHAARERRRASTFLLNSVVATLILVAPAAVQFSEEKYNQLTWAVAVVAALAVLLCVRIALQWDRAVLLRLGRFHALKGPGVFILVPFVDRVARFVDMRIRTTEFFSESTLTRDTVPVDVDAVCFWMVWDARKALLEVENYYRAISLSTQTALRDIIGTHTLEEMLTQREALGHALQETLDRKTNPWGITVQSVEIRNVIIPASLQNAMSKQAQAERERQARIILSTAETEIAANFVEAARPYQNNPVAVHLRAMNMLYEGLKEKGSIVVVPSSGVESMNLGALGGLASINVKRALPDDDDQAGNSEARASSS; encoded by the coding sequence ATGACCAGCCGCAGGGACACCGAACGCACGCTGGCCCGAGAGCACGCCGCGCGCGAACGTCGCCGAGCCAGTACGTTTCTCCTGAATTCGGTCGTGGCCACGCTGATCCTGGTTGCCCCGGCAGCCGTTCAGTTTTCCGAGGAGAAGTATAACCAGCTCACGTGGGCCGTCGCGGTCGTGGCGGCCTTGGCCGTGTTGCTGTGCGTGCGTATCGCTTTACAGTGGGATCGTGCTGTGCTGTTGCGGCTAGGGAGGTTCCACGCCCTGAAGGGGCCGGGTGTCTTCATTCTGGTGCCGTTCGTCGACCGCGTGGCCCGTTTTGTGGACATGCGCATCCGAACAACGGAATTCTTCTCGGAAAGCACGCTGACTCGCGACACCGTACCGGTAGACGTCGACGCGGTCTGCTTCTGGATGGTCTGGGATGCCCGGAAAGCGCTTCTGGAGGTCGAGAATTACTACCGGGCCATCTCGCTCTCCACGCAAACGGCGCTGCGTGACATCATCGGCACTCACACCTTGGAAGAGATGCTGACCCAGCGGGAGGCGTTGGGCCACGCTCTGCAGGAAACGCTCGACCGCAAGACAAATCCCTGGGGCATCACGGTCCAGTCCGTGGAAATCCGTAACGTGATCATTCCCGCCAGCTTGCAAAACGCTATGAGCAAGCAAGCCCAGGCAGAACGGGAGCGCCAGGCGCGGATTATCTTGAGCACGGCGGAGACCGAGATCGCGGCCAATTTCGTGGAGGCGGCCCGGCCGTACCAGAACAACCCGGTGGCGGTGCATCTGCGTGCCATGAACATGCTCTATGAGGGCCTCAAGGAGAAGGGTTCGATCGTGGTCGTCCCGTCGTCAGGCGTGGAGTCGATGAACCTGGGCGCGCTCGGCGGTCTAGCAAGCATTAACGTGAAGAGGGCGTTGCCCGATGACGACGACCAGGCTGGGAACTCGGAGGCACGAGCCTCGTCGAGTTGA